The genomic region GGCCGCAATCGGATACTGGGGGGACTCGTGGGAACGCGCACAAGCCCTCGCAGACGCCGACGTGGACGTGCTGATCGTCGACACAGCTAACGGCGGGGCGAAACTGGCGTTAGAAATGATTAAGCGCATCAAAGCGGACTCCCGGTTTGAGGGAATCGACATCATTGGCGGCAACGTCGCCACCACGGAAGGGACGCAAGCGCTGATCGAAGCGGGAGTGGACGGCGTGAAAGTCGGGGTGGGCCCCGGGTCGATCTGCACCACCCGCGTCGTTGCCGGAGTGGGAGTACCCCAGGTCACCGCTATCCACCTGGCCGCGCAGGCAGCGGGCCCCGCGGGCATACCGATTATCGCGGACGGGGGAATGCAGTACTCAGGTGATATCGCCAAGGCCCTAGTGGCGGGCGCGTCAACCGTAATGGTCGGATCCATGCTCGCGGGATGTGAGGAATCACCGGGCGAACTCGTCTTCACAAACGGTAAACAATACAAGCGTTACCGCGGTATGGGATCGCTAGGGGCCATGAGTTCGCGCGGACGCAAATCGTATTCCAAAGACCGCTACTTCCAAGCGGACGTCACCAGCGACGACAAAATCGTGCCCGAAGGCATTGAGGGGCAAGTCCCGTACTCCGGCTCACTCGCAGCCGTCATGTACCAACTAATCGGTGGGCTGCACCAATCCATGTTCTACCTTGGGGCCGCGAACCTCAAGCAAGTACGCGAAAACGGGCGGTTTGTGCGCATCACCAGTGCGGGGCTAAGAGAATCACACCCCCACGACGTGGCGATGACGACGGAGGCACCGAACTACCACTTCGGTCGCGGTTAAATCGGCCACGGGCCGCGCGGGCGCGGGGTACGGCCCCGGCTGCGTAAGAACGCGGCGTAGGAATCTTCCAGTTCCTTCGCCCACTGTACCTGGTGGGCGTGCAGCTCACCGGGTTCCATCTGCGCGACCTTCGGGTAGCGCGCCGCAATGGCCTGCGCTAAATCGAGTGTTGCCCGCACGTCCACTTCCGCGGTGTGCATGTCCTGTGCCACGGTCAACCCGTAGGCTGGCAGAGTTGCCGATAGGGTGCGTTTACCCTTGCGGTAGCGCCAACAGTACCGGTCCAACACGTAGGGGTCCACGATTGGGCTCAAATGCCCCAAACGTTCCCGCAATGTAGGCAGGTTGTGGCGGGCGAGTTCTGCCTCCATCAAAGCCAGGTCGAACGGGGCGTTAAACGCCACCACCGGCAGGCCCTCATGCAACTGCTCCACCAGCATGTCCGCCACTTCCGCCAGCACCTGTCGGGCCGGCGAACCGTTTTCGCGCGCGTACTCCGTACTGATTCCATGTACCCGCTGAGCAGCCTGAGGGATCTCCACCTGCGGGTCCGCAAGCCACGTGACCGTCTGGTCCTGCCCGCCGTCGCGAACCACTATCGCAGCGGTAACTAAACGTGCTTGCGCGGTATTAACCCCCGTGGTTTCCGTATCGAACCCCAGTAGGCGCCCGTCACTCCAGGACATGCGGATCCTCCTTCAATGGTGGACAAAATGAACAGTTAGGCTCAACAGCCTATGTTACCTGCATAGGATAGAACCATGAGTTATGAGATTGAAATCGGACGTGGCAAACGGGCGCGACGCGCGTACACGCTAGATGACGTGGCGCTCGTCCCCGCCCGCCGTACCCGCGATCCAGAAGACGTGAACGTGAGCTGGCAGATTGACGCCTACCACGTGCAAATGCCGCTGCTGGGTGCCCCCATGGATTCGACCATGAGCCCGGAAACCGCCATTGAACTGGGTCGTTTAGGTGGAATTGGGGTGTTAGATCTTGAGGGATTGTGGACGCGGTACGAGGATCCGCAGCCACTGCTAGAAGAAATTCGCCAGCTAGACGCCCACGCGTCGAACGCGCGACTTCAAGAGATTTATTCCGAACCGATTAAACCTGAACTCATGGCAGCTCGACTTGGGCAATTGCGCGACGCGGGCGTGGTGGTGGCCGGAAAACTCTCGCCGCAACAGACCGAGAAGTACTGGCGGTACGTGGTGGATGCCGGTGTGGACCTGTTTGTAATCCGGGGGACAACGGTGTCTGCCCAGCACGTATCATCGCGCGCGCAACCGCTTAACTTGAAGCGGTTCATCTACGAACTCGACGTGCCCGTCCTGGTCGGTGGGGTCGCTACCTACACCGGGGCCCTACATTTGATGCGCACCGGCGCTGCTGGAGTGCTCGTGGGGTTCGGTGGGGGAGCTGCGCACACCACGCGGCAACTACTGGGGATTCACGCTCCCATGGCCACCGCGATCGCGGACGTGGCGGCAGCGCGGCGCGACTACTTGGATGAATCCGGAGGCCGCTACGTGCACATAATTGCCGACGGTGGTATCGGCAGATCCGGAGACTTCATCAAAGCAATCGGCTGCGGTGCAGACGCAGTGATGATCGGAGCGGCACTCGCCCGGGCGCGTGAAGCTCCCGGTGGGGGCTGGCACTGGGGGAGCGAGGCATACCACCCGGAACTTCCCCGCGGCCAACGCGTGCACGTGGGAACCGCTGGCACAATGGAGCAGATCCTGCTGGGGCCATCCTCGCGGGCCGACGGGAAAGTGAACTTCATCGGGTCCCTGCGCCGCGCGATGGCCACCACCGGGTACGCGGAAGTAAAAGACCTGCAGAGGGTCGAAATGGTCGTGTCCCCCTACGAAAAATCACTGTGACGCCATAAGTGTGCGTGCCACGCGTGCTCACGAGGCCGGCTGGGGTTCTCAAGTGAGTTAGCCCGATCCTCAACTGTGGCATCTAGTCACGCAGTACTGCGCGCAGCGTTTGCGCGATAATTTTCAGATCCCCAAGCGTGGAACGCTCGCGCACGTACTTGGCGTAAAGCCTGGTTTTTTGAGGCAAAATCACCTCAATGTAATAGCGTTCCGGGTCGTCCGCGCGGGCCAACTTATCGGCCTCATTGCGGTAGCGAATCGACGCGGGATCCGTGATTCCCGGACGTACCGAAAGGATCAGGTGGCGCCACTTCGCAGGCCAGTGCTGCACGTACTCCGGCACTTCGGGGCGAGGGCCCACCAACGCCATTTCGCCGCGCACCACGTCGATCAACTGGGGGAGCTCATCGAGCTTAGTTTTGCGCAGCACCCGCCCCACGCGGGTCACGCGCGGATCGCCCGTGGCAGAAATGTTCACGCGCGGAACCTCATCAGTCATGGTACGGAACTTATGGATTCTAAACGGCCGTCCACCTAACCCCACGCGGCGCTGGCGGAAAAACACAGGGCCCGCCGAATCTAGTTTAATTGCCACACTGACTGCAGCGAACACGGGGCTGAGCAGCACGAGTGCGGCAGAGGAAGTCACAACGTCAAAAGCGCGCATAGTCAGAGGTTACCGCACCGGCCCAAGCGTCTGGTAGCGCACCAGTTGCCCAGCGGGGGTGCGTGCCCAAATGTCATCCAGATTTGCACTCATGAGGGCGGTGAACCCACCCCAGCCGCGGCCCGTTACCCGCGGCTGCTTCGCGGTGCCTGACGCCACCGACTGGATGAACAGTTGGCCGGCCCCGTCGCGGAACAGCAAATCGGAATACCCATCCTGGTTCAAATCCGACACGGCAAACGCGTCCTTCAAGTGGTTAAATCCAACCCCTAGATTCAGTGGGGAAGTGAACTGCGCCCCGCCGCGCGTAATATACAGCCGCAAACGTCCTGTTTTATCTAAAGCACCGATCGCCGGGTGGCCGCCGGCTGCATCTTGGAACGCGAACAGGCGCACAAAACCTTGCCAGCCCGTGCCGATGCGCCGAGTGGGTTTAAAACCGCCCGCGCGGTTGCCCGGATACAGCATGAGGTCGCCGGCGCGGTTCACCGCCATCACGTCCGGGGTACCATCACCGTCAAAATCCACCCCCGTCATAATGTGCTTAACCGTGTTCCACCCACTGCCGATCTGCCGGGCAGATGTGAATGAGGTTCTGGATCTGGCCTGTAGAAGCTTGAGGTTGCCGCGCGCGTCCACAAACGCTGCGTCCGTGTACCCATTGCCAGAGAAGCCACCCATCGCGAACGTTTGCGTGGGGAAGCCCCGGCCAATCGGCATGGACTCACCCCACCTCAGCGCCCAAGAATTAGGGGAAGACACCGGTGGGGTACCTATGGTCCGGGTGAAGATACGCAGTTCGCGCAGACCATCCACCACGGCGAAGACGTCTTGTTTAGCACTTGAGGAAAGTCGGGTTACCCCACTGCCTGTGCCGAGCACCCGGTTGCCGCGCGCATAACTGGAGGAAACCGCAACTGTTGGCGCACTTGGAAGCGCGGTGAACCCCGTGGCTGAAGCCAACCGCACTTTAATGCCCCGCTCGTCGCGCTGCGCTAGGTCGTCGAACCCATCGCGGTTCAAATCTCCAATCGGGAAGGCACCGCTCAGGCCCGTGCCCCGCGCTGGCCGTTGCATCGGCCGGGAGGTGTATGCCACCGCTGGGTCACCGGCCAGATTTGAATAATCCCCGGGGAAGTTCGCGATTGCACTAGTGAACCGGCCCGACCCGTCGGTGGGGTAGGCACGCAACGTACCGTTCGGGTACAAACCGAGCACCGTGGGGCGCTTCCCCACGCCGTGTTCTACCGCGAACGTGCGCGCAAAGTTATGCCACCCCGTTCCCACCTGGCGGCTTGGGCGGAACCCTCCGCGCCCATTCCCCGGGTAAAGCAGCAGGCGCCCATCTTGGGCACGTGCCAGAACATCTGGGTGCCCATCGCCGTCAAAGTCGATGCCCGTCATGAGGTCTTCGAAACCACCCCACCCCCGGCCAATGTCACGCGCCGTGGGCACTGCCGCGGAGTTCTTGTGGTTAAACAACGTGAGGCGACCGTCGGGTCGGACCAGCAGCGTGTCCCGCACCCCGTCGGAGTTAAAATCCCCCGCGTCATACGTGGCGCTCGCGGGAAAACCGCGCCCCACCTGCGTGCCAATATTTGTGTAAGAACTTGGGTTAGTGGGAGTGGCTGGGGGGACGCTCGGAGCCGTGTTCGACAGGATGCGAGCGACGTTCGTGCGAATCCGCGGCAGTGTGTAGCGGTAGAACATTTCGCCCGGACACGCGGTAGCGAACACATCGCGGTGACCAACGATATTGCTACTTATCGTTCCTTTACCGGGGATACTCATGGGAGCAGCCGCTTTCAAGCCACGCAACCGGAACTTCCAGGCAACGATATTGCTCACCGCTGCCACCGCCTCATTAGATGGCTGCACGCTAGTGAACGTGCCTAGTACGGAAATGCCGAACGTGTACGAGTTAGAACCTATTGCGTGCGCTCCAATCGGGTCGCGGGTAAGTCCACCCGCGCGGCCTTCCCACGCGTTCCCGAACTTGTCGACCAGCACGTTGTACCCAATGTCGCCCCACCCCAGGGTGACGGCGTGGTAGTAGTAAATGTCGCGGATAATTCCGGGCACGTCAGCCTTAGAATAATTGTTCGACCCTACCGTGTGGTGAATTACAGCCCCGCGTATGCCCAGGGTGTATTCCGTGGGCCACGTCATGTACGCCGGATTCGCACCCCATTCGTTGCGCGTATGAATAACTGTGCTCGTGTCGGTTGCAACCGCACGGCTTCGCAGCTGCCCCGAAACCCACTGGTCCGCCTGCGTCATTTGTGAGTTAATGACGTGCAGTTGCGGGTCAGTAACCGGCTGTTCTTTATTGCTTATGAGGCGGGCGCGCACCTTCTGCGCATCCGTCACCACAGTGGGGGTGATGCCTTGCCGCCCATTTCGCTGAGGGGCTTCCATGTCGATGTGTTCGGCATCTTGCCACTTGCCATCGCGCAGTAACTGCACTTGCACGGACACGCGGGCGCTGCCCGTCCAGGTCACGCCAATCACCGCGGGGTGGCCTGCGGGAATGTCCACGGGCGCAAGGTCAACCGTAGTGCCGCTGGAGGATTGCTGCGGGGCAGTAGCGTCTCCGTCCTCACCCGAGTGTTGTGTCTGCGAGTCG from Gleimia hominis harbors:
- a CDS encoding exonuclease domain-containing protein, which translates into the protein MSWSDGRLLGFDTETTGVNTAQARLVTAAIVVRDGGQDQTVTWLADPQVEIPQAAQRVHGISTEYARENGSPARQVLAEVADMLVEQLHEGLPVVAFNAPFDLALMEAELARHNLPTLRERLGHLSPIVDPYVLDRYCWRYRKGKRTLSATLPAYGLTVAQDMHTAEVDVRATLDLAQAIAARYPKVAQMEPGELHAHQVQWAKELEDSYAAFLRSRGRTPRPRGPWPI
- a CDS encoding GuaB3 family IMP dehydrogenase-related protein; amino-acid sequence: MSYEIEIGRGKRARRAYTLDDVALVPARRTRDPEDVNVSWQIDAYHVQMPLLGAPMDSTMSPETAIELGRLGGIGVLDLEGLWTRYEDPQPLLEEIRQLDAHASNARLQEIYSEPIKPELMAARLGQLRDAGVVVAGKLSPQQTEKYWRYVVDAGVDLFVIRGTTVSAQHVSSRAQPLNLKRFIYELDVPVLVGGVATYTGALHLMRTGAAGVLVGFGGGAAHTTRQLLGIHAPMATAIADVAAARRDYLDESGGRYVHIIADGGIGRSGDFIKAIGCGADAVMIGAALARAREAPGGGWHWGSEAYHPELPRGQRVHVGTAGTMEQILLGPSSRADGKVNFIGSLRRAMATTGYAEVKDLQRVEMVVSPYEKSL
- a CDS encoding FG-GAP-like repeat-containing protein, with the protein product MSRSSTFRRRLLAIVSVFTTTVLTVAGWGFAPASFATDSDEGPAAGIPPVRISDDIDNTDATTNALDSLAQQPGEDADVPDSQTQHSGEDGDATAPQQSSSGTTVDLAPVDIPAGHPAVIGVTWTGSARVSVQVQLLRDGKWQDAEHIDMEAPQRNGRQGITPTVVTDAQKVRARLISNKEQPVTDPQLHVINSQMTQADQWVSGQLRSRAVATDTSTVIHTRNEWGANPAYMTWPTEYTLGIRGAVIHHTVGSNNYSKADVPGIIRDIYYYHAVTLGWGDIGYNVLVDKFGNAWEGRAGGLTRDPIGAHAIGSNSYTFGISVLGTFTSVQPSNEAVAAVSNIVAWKFRLRGLKAAAPMSIPGKGTISSNIVGHRDVFATACPGEMFYRYTLPRIRTNVARILSNTAPSVPPATPTNPSSYTNIGTQVGRGFPASATYDAGDFNSDGVRDTLLVRPDGRLTLFNHKNSAAVPTARDIGRGWGGFEDLMTGIDFDGDGHPDVLARAQDGRLLLYPGNGRGGFRPSRQVGTGWHNFARTFAVEHGVGKRPTVLGLYPNGTLRAYPTDGSGRFTSAIANFPGDYSNLAGDPAVAYTSRPMQRPARGTGLSGAFPIGDLNRDGFDDLAQRDERGIKVRLASATGFTALPSAPTVAVSSSYARGNRVLGTGSGVTRLSSSAKQDVFAVVDGLRELRIFTRTIGTPPVSSPNSWALRWGESMPIGRGFPTQTFAMGGFSGNGYTDAAFVDARGNLKLLQARSRTSFTSARQIGSGWNTVKHIMTGVDFDGDGTPDVMAVNRAGDLMLYPGNRAGGFKPTRRIGTGWQGFVRLFAFQDAAGGHPAIGALDKTGRLRLYITRGGAQFTSPLNLGVGFNHLKDAFAVSDLNQDGYSDLLFRDGAGQLFIQSVASGTAKQPRVTGRGWGGFTALMSANLDDIWARTPAGQLVRYQTLGPVR
- a CDS encoding sugar transferase, with amino-acid sequence MRAFDVVTSSAALVLLSPVFAAVSVAIKLDSAGPVFFRQRRVGLGGRPFRIHKFRTMTDEVPRVNISATGDPRVTRVGRVLRKTKLDELPQLIDVVRGEMALVGPRPEVPEYVQHWPAKWRHLILSVRPGITDPASIRYRNEADKLARADDPERYYIEVILPQKTRLYAKYVRERSTLGDLKIIAQTLRAVLRD
- the guaB gene encoding IMP dehydrogenase encodes the protein MTAMNDPFALTGLTYDDVLLLPELTDVVPSEVNTEAQLSRNITLRIPILSAAMDTVTEARMAIAMARQGGIGILHRNLSIEDQAQQVRQVKRSESGMVADPVTIHQDATIEELDELCGHYRVSGLPVVDPQNHLLGIITNRDLRFVPPEQWATTKVRECMTPMPLITAHVGISREDAKALLAKHRIEKLPIVDDAGKLSGLITVKDFVKTEKYPNASKDKDGRLLVGAAIGYWGDSWERAQALADADVDVLIVDTANGGAKLALEMIKRIKADSRFEGIDIIGGNVATTEGTQALIEAGVDGVKVGVGPGSICTTRVVAGVGVPQVTAIHLAAQAAGPAGIPIIADGGMQYSGDIAKALVAGASTVMVGSMLAGCEESPGELVFTNGKQYKRYRGMGSLGAMSSRGRKSYSKDRYFQADVTSDDKIVPEGIEGQVPYSGSLAAVMYQLIGGLHQSMFYLGAANLKQVRENGRFVRITSAGLRESHPHDVAMTTEAPNYHFGRG